The following DNA comes from Triplophysa dalaica isolate WHDGS20190420 chromosome 5, ASM1584641v1, whole genome shotgun sequence.
CCAAGACCGCCGTTAAGGGAGGAAAGAAGCGCAGAAAGTCCAGGAAGGAGAGTTACGCCATCTACGTGTACAAAGTGCTCAAGCAGGTCCACCCCGACACCGGCATCTCTTCCAAGGCGATGGGCATCATGAACTCTTTCGTCAACGACATCTTCGAGCGCATCGCCGGTGAGTCGTCTCGTCTCGCGCACTACAACAAGCGCTCCACCATCACGtcgagagagatccagaccgccgtgcgtctgctgctgcccggtgaactcgccaaacacgccgtgtccgagggcaccaaagccgtcaccaagtacaccagctccaagtaaagcgccgctttcatccgccgcacacaaaggctcttttaagagccacacactTAATCCTTTAAAAGagattattgtttttgtaaagatgtgaattgtgtttttttcattagtGTTATGATATAAATTACGATTTGATTAATgtcaaatatgtttacatttgatggTTTTCCCATTAGACAAAACAGCCATTTTTGATTTTCAAAGTGACTTAATTTGTGTgacaaagttattaaaaatattaagattAATTTTGGTTCATTATGGGCACTAATGTAGAACTTACTGCagtaaaacaaaattagaagTCTTTAGATAGAAAAGTGTATACAGTTTTCTAATTTGCAAATAATCTtgatatgtatttaatttaaagatggtTTGAAGATGTCTTTAAAGATAAATACCACTGATAAATAGACAAACTATTGCTCAActtcaaataaactaaaaatgttattttgttatatcaAAACTTGATGAGTAACTGAATGACAACTTCACTAAACATCTGATGATAGACTTCAGACACCAGTAAACTTCAGTCTTTATATGAGTTTTAAATAGAGGAAAGCAGAAGATTTTCTTGTATATTGTACTCGAAAGTGTGTAGGTTAAAACTGTATTGAACATACTGAAATATGGCAAAATAATGAGGTGTGCAAGATCTTCAGCTGACACTGTTTATACACTCACGTAGAGGATTATAAGGTCACCATACTAATagtgtgtttgaccccctttcgccttcagaactgccttaattctacgtggcattgattcaacaaggtgctgaaagcattctttagaaatgttggcccatattgataggatagcatcttgcagttgatggagatttgtgggatgcacgaagctcccgttccaccacatcccaaagatgctccattgggttgagatctggtgactgtgggggccattttagtacagtgaactcattgtcatgttcaagaaaccaatttgaaatgattggagctttgtgacatggtgcattatcctgctggaagtagccatcagaggatgggtacatggtggtcatagaGGGATGGatatggtcagaaacaatgctcaggtaggtcgtggcatttaaatgatgcccaattggtcctaaggggcctaaagtgtgccaagaaaacatcccccacaccattacaccaccatcataattgcattaatgagatattgaacaggtgttcctaataatccttaagGTGAGTGTTATTGTCCCAATATATGCAATTTCATaatcaataaaatacttttttatatattgatgTACACGTGATAAGATATGGGActgaatgtgtaaaaatatattgacaatAATATTTCTTATGTTAAGAATTACAACAtacatgtttcatatttcaaaACAAAGCCACTTTACAATAGCCTGTCATAGTAGGAGAAAAAGAATGGTAGTGAGTGTATATCAATCTCTCTTAACAATGcattacacaacaacacacaccacCACTGACCTCTGCTGGTCTTCTGAGGTATAACAAtagcacaacacaacaaatgaatgaattatgtGGTGACAAAAGAGGATGCATGTTCTCGAGAGACAACATTGTTGTATTTCTGTGAAACCAGATGCAATAATATTTGACAAATTGAGAAGTGATGTCTCTTCATAGACCAAAAcgtatttaattgtattatgttCAGTTTTCTTGTGCtcatttattagaaatatacGTCAAACCAAAAGGTATTCAGACACCTTCAACATGTTTCATACGATCACAGTTTATTCGCTATAGtttataaaacagtaataaaatatgtcaaGAACTCAGAGTTAAACTGTGTCAGAACTAAACCATGTTGATAATGTCAGGTGACTTTGacagaaaggtttgtgttagGTTAGACTCATGTCTCTCACAGGAGTGAGTGGTTGTGCTTCTGTGTTTCACTCCTCTAGCTTTGAGGAGGTAGATGAGATGTGGTGAGAATGGATTCAGGGGATGTAGACCAGTCACACACATCTTGTGTTCCGCCTATGAGGAGGTTGTGGAGGCAGTCGTTCAGTTAAATGTTTACCTTAGTTAAATCTTGGTCTAGACTGATTGGCTAGATTTTCTTATTTACACTTTCAGAGGCATGTGGAGGACTTATGGCCACTTTACCCTCATTGGCTAGTGagtttttgattgacagctcccTGACAAGGAAGCTGATACTGAAGACAGTGCAGCAGATTAGAGACAGATCTGCATgcagttttctgttttgtttttttatgtagtgCTTGTACTTAAATCACTTTCTTATTTAGTTAGTATTAGCAGGGTTGCtaatgtaacggaggcaagctagtgaagagctgtgcagtatgtaaacctcactccccggcctcaaggacgctctagcgacagatgctagagactgcggtctttaaccttctcgctagagcgcccgactcccatgcagGACCAAACCGGTTCGAGGCCCGCTGAGAGCGGTGCGGAGCGTTCCGGTTACACTAACTCTAACGCAGGGTGGGACACACGCTGTCAGGCTCTTCTCTGGATCAGAAAACTCAGGATtctctgccaatggggtaagaaaaataatcttgaattgagtgacttactaaaatgtaaaccttaattcaagattacttttcttaccccattggcatattttttttttgcttgttttaaacaaacattcactgaaatttcatatttttttactaaaaacaagacttattttcatcggtaattttgctcatcaagaaaatgcatcttgattcaagtttatttgttgacattttcactgaaaaacaagaacaaagacTAAGtgataaagttatttttttgcagtaCACAGTGTCTCTCATTAACAATTTcacaggcaattttctcaatatttaggtTTTTACACTCTcagatttttgcttgttttaagcaaaaattcactgaaatttcaaaaaaaaaaaaaaaaaaaaaaaaacttgttttcttagGTTAATTCACTtgtcaagaaaatgcatcttgatttttagaatgtttagacatttttactggaaaacaagaaaaatatacatttatacatttaaggtaggaaatgtacaaaatatctgcaTGGAACGTGATCTTTACtgtcgataattttgacccgtaagatgtatttttgtcttttactaaaaatgttccgtGCTACTTAACGTTTTGTCATTCAGGGTCACAAacgaacaaacaaatacattataaagaaaaagatGGGCCCATTCTAAACAAGAGGGGACAACCaaacatacattacatttaccaCATATCACTAAACAcatcaaaatatacaaatgaacaaatacagCTGAAATCAAAACTAAAGGAAAGGTAACTTAACAGAATAATATAAACCTCAGTGAAGGAATCAAATCAGCAAAGATTCTGGTTTCTACTAAAAGCATTACACACATATGTGtaaaatctgatcaaataaaCCTCGCTGTAATTTAATCATAAAGAGGATTTTATTCCTAAActgctgacatcactgtgtcttctggatgagcgttctgagtccttcttctgttttctgagaagataaaagtcaataaaagtgatgaagttctgctgtttgttttctggattgtttcaggtgaatgtgaatgatgatgatgatgatgaaaactcacgcgctcttcctgcacagatgatctgaagaagaatgacagtaggagcagcaaacactgacacctcaacaatcactagaatcactagaagacacaagaacaccattaaatccatcaaactctcaaacactacacatgagaaacaaacacaagatgagttcagtgagagtttcactcatgtacttatgtaacaggacacatggatcacaatcaacacttcatacctcttattattattgatgttgtagatgatgctgtaaaaaacaaagtttagttttagtttagatGAGTCATaatgtggaaacacacacacacacaaacacacacacacacacaaacacacacacacaaacacacacacacacacaaacgccgATGATAtaccttgttgttgtgtagtttctggtgtgttatgagttgagaatctctcagggtttgtggtggtcactagaatcttgtttgaatctgtagaagatgatgaatgttcagagacatcatactgtagaacatcacaatcatatttcatgtttatgtcatttcttcatcatcagtacagagtttaatgactgaagtcactttgagttcaggacactcctgtcagagtgatgtcttacctgtaaatctgacagtatatgtgactgaggtcttgatgtcattcttgtgtttgagcacacatctcaactctgtgttgtcgtcttcattcacgagtgttgtagtcagagagatgagacagagttcatctgatctaatctgatatctggagtctgtctgtagatcaacatcagtctgattcatccacaccagctgGTATTCATAATAACTGAACACATGATCACAGTCATATGAAAACagctgacaggagagagtgacagatgtgtttgctcttatctcagtctgtgatgatgatgatgatgatgaagacactgaaacacaaatcacacaacacactctcagtactcatgagtttcagtgaaaacacaagagataaagagaactgtgatctgaagttaaacatgtgttcatataaatgaagagacacactgaccatgaagaacatgtagaaaAACATGTGAATAAGGTCCATGTAGACGTCCATTCACATATTGTATGCAGATGTAACTTCCagcatcatgttgtgttgttttatagatgttgagagagcagttagatgtcagactcagtctctcagatctTTCAGTGTTATTCCGatttattcctccagtaaacacttctaCTGTAGATGATGTTGTATAATTATTATAGatccatgtagttgaggagcattgatgaagagcatcattacaggacagagacacactttcaccagaactgatgaacacatcattcacttctgcttcactcacacctgaaacagcagatgacatcattcatattaatacttcacaatatattcaaacagttCAATATTTATCTCTCAATGACAGATAgagttttcttattttaatatcacataaatcagaagatttgacagTAAAACATGTGATCTAGTTCCTTTATcccttttcactcagaaatgctgGTACGTTTCTGGTAAAGTCATTCAGGTAATGTCCTGTTCACACAAACAATGGCATTCTGTTAAATTAAGAGTAAGACAGCGTTCACACAGCCAGTAATATGATGTCATCAGGCGGACGTTCAACCGTAgctatgtttgaaaatatggtGACGGTATGATTTTATATCTGAAAAATGGAAGTACGATTTACCCTAAAGGTCCTGTTCACACATGATCTGTTAACTGCAATTTTCTTGCAATTAACCAGTAAAGGCTGTATGTGTGAAAGAGACTATTGACTCTTGACATCAGACTTTTGAACGTGAGaataagacacatgaaatctataataaatgtgacatgagatgaaactgaacatgtttgtcagaatgtcagtgagagtaatgaaatgaaatctgatgaaataaatgtgttgtatagtttacctgtgaatagtgaagagagaaggatcagtcccagcagacatatatcactcttctcagtcatgttgtgtttctcttactgagtctcttctcatcatccACTTATAGTTATTCtgagaacatttgtaactcttcctgtgtttctcatttcctcttttctcatgacactattatagactagaacacattctgtagtttaatggtgatatttataaaatacttctgttgtcttaaaataattggacacagagctcagttatgacttttgttgtcagagactttaacaggactaacatgatgaaggttttctccagattcattcaacacaagactttcctgcccgagcagagcagacgcacagccttcattaaagctgatcacacctccgttcttcttctgtctccacacacacacaaaagcaggacATGAGTGAGGTCATCTTCACACTTCTTACAAACCACAGATCAacagattacccatgatgcagcagacacagacattaataaacacacttaCTCCACAGCAGTGGTGTAGTCCTACCAAAAAAGGTGGTGTACTACACTACTACCGCCGAACCCAAATGACCAAATAATGAGTTTTTATCCTTTCCAGTAACATGACaattattacagttaaataTGCCTCTTATTCATAATCATGCAAAATTATTCACGTATGCTTTAATTAAGAAGTTATAACACTGGAAAATAACAAGTAGTTTGAATATTTTTGACACATTCACATGTTCGCTTGCACTGTTCCAGGAGAATTGAGTATCCcttacaaataacattaacacaTAACTGTTAATATATCTGAGCCAAGGTATCTTTATTTCTTGGGCAGTGGATTAGCCAATGAGAATGTGTTATGTGGTTGTAGCTGACCAATGATGTTTCAGAGTATTGTCTGGCGCTTTGTGCACTTCTGGGTTTTCTTTTGCACACAAGGGTGCTTTTCAATTCTTATTTGTGTATCGcagttccctatcaaaagctacactcgatgctgcgtttcaaacgctatgggagaacagtctttgttcgaccggttgtgaagcacgtgtgtcaaacacgccaaaaattattttggctttaaataacctcggcaggtgacgtgacTAATTACACCcacacctgccggttataaatacgcgtgaatgcggacgcgtcatcaggttattttgtcttcaaggacctctttgtgtgtgcgtgtgttgtgatGGAGAAGTCTCCCTCTCTGTTAttattacaaacaaatatagaaaaaaaaaagaagatattaccTAGATTCTTACACTAGTGACCAGCACTCTCTGAGTTACTTAGCCTATTGTAAGAATAAGGAAAACTAAACCAAACCATGACTGACTCAGATCGGAGATGTGTTCCTCCTTGTGAGAGGATCCTCTCCGATTTCGACAAGCATGAGTTctgctttgaatgcttgggggctGACCATCCCAcccagggacttgagggagagtgtgaactctgtgatgtcTTTGATTTCAGAGTTCTGCGTGCTCGGCTCGGCTTTTTTTTTAATCGAGACCGAGCCACCTCTTCCTCATCCTGGGGCTCGCGGTTTGAGCTTGCTGAGGCACGGCAGGCGGATCCGTCCGCTTCTCCCGTGCATTCGCCGAACCGCGACGTCCTAGCGTCCGCTTCTGGAGCATGCCACGGCACATCTTCTGAGCCGGCGGAGGACGAGGCTTCTCTTGTTTCTGCGGGGTTAGATAGCACCGCCTCCGAGCATTCCTCTCGCGATACTAAGGCGTTTGAGGATCTAATCGGGGCGGTAaccaaggcagtcgacaggctcCACCTCGACTGGCCGCAGGAACAAGAGGCCCCCAAGGGTTCAAAGCTTGACGACAGATATCTGGGGGCGAAGCTTACCAGTatcgggttcttccattcggcctagccttgtcaccccgcacatacacaaaatgcatggaTGCAGCTCTGGCTCCTTTGCAACTCCAGGGCATCCGcattttgaattacatagacgactggctgaTTTTAGCTCAGTCTCGAGAGCTAGCGCTTCGACATCGGGATGTCGTCCTAGCTCATCTCAAAGCTCTAGGGTTGAGACTCAACGTCAAAAAGAGCGTTCTTTCCCCTACGCAAAATACAACGTATCTCGGGGTCATATGGGACTCGATCGAAATGCAGGCACATTTGTCTCCGGCACATGTCGAGTCCGTACAAAACAccttgaggagcatcaggttagGCCAGAAAGTGACAAATCATTACTTTCATAGAGTTCTAGGTCTCATGGCGGCGGCTTCCACAGTGATACCTCTTGGCCTCCTGCATATgagaccgtttcagttgtggctcagaGCCAGGGGGTTTCATCcaagggccaacccccagaGGCATATAAGGGTGACGCGCCAGGGGCTTCGCACTCTTTCTTTGTGGTTcagacctcggtttctgactttaggtcccactctcgTTTCGTGTTGTCGTTGCAAGAtgctaacgacagacgcatccctcacgggttggggtgcggtcttaaatggccgtccagcccaagggacctggagaggtcatcttctcgattggcacatcaattgcctcgaaatgatggctgtatttcgggccctgaaatacttcctccGGCATTTGCGAGGCTACCACGTCCTAGTGCGGGTGGACAACACTTCAgtagtctcgtacataaatcaccagggcggACTGCGGTCAGGCCACTTGAACAAATTGGTCCAGCAGATTCTGCCCTGGGCGGAgggcatatttacatttacatttagtcatttggcagacgcttttatccaaagcgacaaacagtgcacttattacagggacaatccccctggagcaacatggagtaaactgtcttgctcaaggacactcTGGTGGtcgctgctgggatcaaaccagcaacctttgatttaccagttcagtggtttaacccactagaccaccatcaccATCTGAAATTTCTGTCCCTCAGAGCAATTCACATCCCGgggcatatgaatgtgggagcagacttgctgtccagacaagctcTGACAAACGTTGAAAATGGggaattgttgtattttaatgattatctAATTTAATGAATTGCTGTGTTAGTTTTAGTTTATATGATGAGGTTACAATGACCCTGTGTTGTGTGTACGGAGCGTGGAACAAGACAACTTATATCACTGTGTGAATCAAAAATTGTGTGCTCATAACTCATGTGGGGAAATATCGGGACGCAGTTCTTTGAGTCACCACTAGAGTGTAGTGTTGTGCAGTGAATCATAACTGTATTTGTCATTTGTCTTAGTGAAGTCATACAAAGCTGTTGGTGGTTGAACTTGATGCATATATCTTACAGTTTGCTTATCATCTAAACAATGTttcaataaatgtgatttatttttctaaagatTCTGCTTGACTTTGTAACTGTTGTTCTCTTtaattctctttaaatgcataaGAGGTTTGCtgcaatattttaaagtttctctcaaatgatgaaaatgacagCGTGAAACACGACTGTGACGTGATCGGTCAGAAAACtgaacacactttctgtttctcttaaTCTTTATGTTTTGGTGTGACTGCACTCTCCAGGTCACTGTTGTGTCACTGTGTACACCACACAGCAACAAATGACTTTAGTCTTTTAACTGAAATATGAAATCTCAGtcaatttgtgcttaaaaccaGCAAACAAATCTTGAGTTGAGGGACTAAGAATAAATTAAACCTTAAATACCAGATTATTTTCCTTACACCATTGACagattgttttgcttgtttggcacaaattcactgaaattttatatttttttcttaaaaaaatacttattttcttaAGTCAGTTGaaagactaagtaagaaagtcatttttgcagtgtggcGTACACTGACATTTTGCTCATTAGGAAGATGCATCTTTATTCAAGAATTTCtcaacatttttactggaaaacaagaaaaagtcgCAGTGCAAAATCTGTCAGTTTCAGTTGAATCTACTATGAATCTAATGAATCTGTAATACTTCTACatcatttaatcagtatttACTACATCAAACATTGTacctgttaacattagttaatgcaccatgaactgcATAAATAATTGTTGTACTGGAACAAGTTTGATGTTTCAGATTCTACATTTTGTGTCTATTTTGATAATACACTTAATTGTTTGTCTGTAATTTCTTAATGCTTTCTATTGCACTAATTCTCCCGTTTACTTTATTTAGGGTTTAGATctccatctagtggtgagtttgATGTTGCTTTAGTTCTGTGGTTTTTAAGGTGTTCAGGAAGTAGTGAGTGATCCATGCAGCCAGTGAAGACGTATGGGGTCCAGATGGGTTTGATGTGGTCTGTCTTCTGGGCCTCAGCTGGTTTTGTTGGCGGGTTCCATGTAGACCCCACATGGGTTAGTCCAGATGAAATGAACACTG
Coding sequences within:
- the LOC130420499 gene encoding histone H2B-like, with product MPEPAKPAPKKGSKKAVTKTAVKGGKKRRKSRKESYAIYVYKVLKQVHPDTGISSKAMGIMNSFVNDIFERIAGESSRLAHYNKRSTITSREIQTAVRLLLPGELAKHAVSEGTKAVTKYTSSK
- the LOC130420486 gene encoding uncharacterized protein LOC130420486; translated protein: MMSSAVSGVSEAEVNDVFISSGESVSLSCNDALHQCSSTTWIYNNYTTSSTVEVFTGGINRNNTERSERLSLTSNCSLNIYKTTQHDAGSYICIQYVNGRLHGPYSHVFLHVLHVSSSSSSSSQTEIRANTSVTLSCQLFSYDCDHVFSYYEYQLVWMNQTDVDLQTDSRYQIRSDELCLISLTTTLVNEDDNTELRCVLKHKNDIKTSVTYTVRFTGKTSL